A section of the Thauera chlorobenzoica genome encodes:
- the fdhF gene encoding formate dehydrogenase subunit alpha — MNATDRIRFELDGRDIDAAPGESILQAAQRAGADIPHLCYTDGLRADGNCRACVVEIDGERVLAPSCCRAPKPGMKVKAASERARASQRMVLELLHADVPAEVEKADSELAHWCEALGVVEPRFAPRANPVPERSHPGIAVDLAACIQCTRCLRACREVQVNDVIGLARRGADTSIVFDFDVPMGDSSCVGCGECVQACPTGALQPAALLEATAAPASSYRPTRQVDSLCPYCGVGCQVRYHVAGEGAAQRIVFAEGGDGPANAGRLCVKGRYGFTYSRNRERLTTPLIRRPEVPKGTVVDPAAPLTAFREASWDEALDAAAAGLLRIRHAHGPHALAGFGSAKGSNEEAYLFQKLVRTGFGTHNVDHCTRLCHASSVAALLEGIGSGAVSNPVRDVDFADVIIVIGANPAANHPVAASFIKNAVKGGNHEGQSGGNRGGAKLVLMDPRATPLARHAWRVLQFRADADVALLLSMACTIIEEGLTDADFIAARTEGFEAFRDAALNYPPERTAALTGIAAATVREVARAYARGPNSMILWGMGVSQHTHGTDNVRALIALALMTGQIGRRGTGLHPLRGQNNVQGASDAGLIPMMLPDYQKVADPAVRARFEALWQAPLAQTPGLTVVEIIDAACAGQIRGMYIEGENPAMSDPDLAHAREGLAKLEHLVVQDIFLTETAMFADVVLPASSLFEKGGSFTNTDRLVQLARPVLPLPGEARPDWWIIQEIARRMGLGWDYPGPGAVFDELVQAMPSHGGMSWAKLEAEGAIVAPKLAADAPSEPVLFQACFPTANGRGRFVAVAPLPAAELPDEDYPMVLITGRVLEHWHTGSMTRRAEVLDALDPDPWCAVHPADLARLGVATGGRVALQTRRGRIELEARADEGVRAGTVFMAFCYREAAANLLTQPALDPFGKIPEFKYCALRVEAVS; from the coding sequence ATGAACGCCACCGACCGGATCCGCTTCGAGCTCGATGGCCGCGACATCGACGCCGCCCCCGGCGAATCGATCCTGCAGGCCGCGCAGCGCGCCGGCGCGGACATCCCGCACCTGTGCTACACGGACGGACTGCGCGCCGACGGCAACTGCCGCGCCTGCGTGGTCGAGATCGACGGCGAGCGCGTGCTCGCCCCCTCGTGCTGCCGCGCGCCCAAGCCGGGGATGAAAGTGAAGGCCGCAAGCGAACGCGCACGCGCCTCGCAGCGCATGGTGCTGGAGCTGTTGCACGCCGACGTCCCGGCCGAGGTCGAGAAGGCGGACTCCGAACTTGCCCACTGGTGTGAGGCGCTCGGCGTCGTGGAGCCCCGCTTCGCCCCCCGCGCCAATCCCGTGCCCGAGCGCAGCCACCCCGGCATCGCCGTCGATCTGGCCGCCTGCATCCAGTGCACGCGCTGCCTGCGCGCCTGCCGCGAGGTCCAGGTGAATGACGTGATCGGCCTCGCCCGCCGCGGCGCCGACACCTCGATCGTGTTCGACTTCGACGTGCCGATGGGGGACTCGAGCTGCGTTGGCTGCGGCGAATGCGTCCAGGCCTGCCCGACCGGCGCGCTGCAGCCGGCGGCGCTGCTCGAGGCCACCGCCGCGCCCGCGTCGAGCTACCGTCCGACCCGGCAGGTCGATTCCCTGTGCCCCTACTGCGGCGTCGGCTGCCAGGTGCGCTACCACGTCGCCGGCGAGGGCGCGGCGCAGCGCATCGTCTTCGCCGAGGGCGGCGACGGCCCGGCCAACGCCGGCCGCCTGTGCGTAAAGGGGCGCTACGGCTTCACCTACAGCCGCAACCGCGAGCGCCTGACCACGCCGTTGATCCGCCGTCCGGAAGTGCCCAAGGGAACGGTGGTCGATCCGGCCGCTCCGCTGACTGCGTTCCGTGAAGCGAGCTGGGATGAGGCGCTCGACGCCGCCGCCGCCGGGCTGCTGCGGATCCGGCACGCCCACGGCCCGCACGCGCTCGCCGGCTTCGGTTCGGCCAAGGGCAGCAACGAGGAGGCCTACCTGTTCCAGAAGCTGGTGCGGACCGGTTTCGGCACCCACAACGTGGACCACTGCACGCGCCTGTGCCACGCCTCGTCGGTGGCCGCGCTGCTCGAAGGGATCGGCTCGGGCGCGGTGTCCAATCCGGTGCGCGACGTCGACTTCGCCGACGTGATCATCGTCATCGGCGCCAATCCGGCGGCCAACCACCCGGTGGCGGCGAGCTTCATCAAGAACGCGGTGAAGGGGGGCAACCACGAGGGCCAAAGCGGCGGCAACCGCGGCGGCGCGAAGCTGGTGCTGATGGACCCGCGCGCGACCCCGCTCGCGCGCCATGCCTGGCGCGTGCTGCAGTTCCGCGCCGACGCCGATGTCGCCCTGCTGCTGTCAATGGCGTGCACGATCATCGAGGAAGGACTCACCGACGCGGACTTCATCGCCGCCCGTACCGAAGGCTTCGAGGCCTTCCGTGACGCCGCGCTGAATTATCCGCCCGAGCGCACCGCGGCGCTCACTGGCATCGCTGCCGCCACCGTGCGCGAGGTCGCGCGCGCCTACGCGCGCGGGCCGAACAGCATGATCCTGTGGGGGATGGGGGTGTCGCAGCACACCCACGGCACCGACAACGTGCGCGCGCTGATCGCGCTGGCGCTGATGACCGGTCAGATTGGCCGCCGCGGCACCGGCCTGCACCCGCTGCGCGGCCAGAACAACGTCCAGGGCGCCTCCGACGCCGGCCTCATCCCGATGATGCTGCCCGACTACCAGAAGGTGGCCGACCCCGCGGTGCGGGCGCGCTTCGAGGCGCTGTGGCAGGCGCCGCTGGCGCAGACCCCCGGCCTCACCGTGGTCGAGATCATCGATGCCGCCTGCGCCGGGCAGATCCGCGGCATGTACATCGAAGGCGAGAACCCGGCGATGTCCGACCCCGATCTCGCCCACGCCCGCGAAGGCCTGGCAAAGCTCGAGCACCTGGTGGTGCAGGACATCTTCCTGACCGAGACCGCGATGTTCGCCGACGTCGTGCTGCCGGCTTCGAGCCTGTTCGAGAAGGGCGGCAGCTTCACCAACACCGACCGCCTGGTGCAGCTCGCGCGTCCGGTGCTGCCGCTGCCGGGCGAGGCCCGCCCGGACTGGTGGATCATCCAGGAGATCGCCCGCCGGATGGGGCTGGGGTGGGATTACCCCGGCCCGGGGGCGGTGTTCGACGAGCTCGTGCAGGCGATGCCCAGCCACGGCGGGATGAGCTGGGCGAAGCTCGAGGCTGAGGGCGCGATCGTGGCGCCGAAGCTCGCCGCCGATGCGCCGTCCGAGCCGGTGCTGTTCCAGGCGTGCTTTCCGACCGCCAACGGGCGCGGTCGCTTCGTCGCGGTGGCGCCGCTGCCGGCGGCGGAGCTGCCCGACGAGGACTACCCGATGGTGCTGATCACCGGGCGTGTGCTCGAACACTGGCACACGGGGTCGATGACGCGCCGCGCCGAGGTGCTCGATGCGCTCGACCCGGACCCCTGGTGCGCGGTCCATCCGGCCGATCTCGCCCGCCTCGGCGTGGCGACGGGCGGGCGGGTGGCGCTGCAGACCCGGCGCGGGCGCATCGAGCTCGAGGCGAGGGCGGACGAGGGCGTGCGCGCCGGCACCGTGTTCATGGCGTTCTGCTACCGCGAGGCGGCGGCCAACTTGCTGACCCAGCCTGCGCTCGACCCCTTCGGCAAGATCCCGGAGTTCAAGTACTGTGCGCTGCGGGTCGAGGCGGTGTCCTGA
- a CDS encoding NAD(P)H-dependent oxidoreductase subunit E, whose product MSARSAMRGPTRVPLSETARDAARAALAGEAPRRERLIEYLHRLQDAHGALHAEHLAALAEALQLARAEVFEVATFYHHFDFVAEGGAAPPALTVRVCDSLGCAMAGGAELAATLATRLGAGVRVQRVPCVGRCDSAPVAVVGQRPVLHADVDTVAAVVASGEREEVLPAAIRFEAYRAAGGYALWEAVRSGARDPASVVAALDAAGLRGLGGAGFPAARKWHTVAAQPAPRHMAVNIDEGEPGTFKDRHYLSTDPHRFIEGMLIAARVVGIAAIWIYIRDEYPALRRLLAEELERVRAEWPELPPIELRRGAGAYVCGEESAMIESIEGKRGMPRLRPPYVAEVGLFGRPTLEHNLETLWWVRDTVETSAERGAEWFARHGRHGRKGLRSFSVSGRVARPGVVVTDAGITLRELIDEHCGGMLPGHELYGYFPGGASGGILPARLADVPLDFDTLAPYGCFIGSAAIVVFSQHDRARLLAENAMAFFADESCGQCTPCRVGTAKAVELMKAPAWDAGLLTELGRTMMDASICGLGQAAPNPMQSVLRFFPHEVGGARAGAAAGASPTTSDAGAAPPGPHADDTRSA is encoded by the coding sequence ATGTCTGCCCGTTCCGCGATGCGCGGACCCACGCGTGTCCCGCTGTCCGAAACCGCGCGTGATGCCGCGCGCGCCGCGCTTGCCGGCGAGGCGCCGCGCCGCGAGCGCCTGATCGAATACCTCCACCGCCTGCAGGACGCGCACGGTGCGCTCCACGCCGAGCACCTCGCCGCCCTTGCCGAAGCGCTGCAGCTGGCGCGCGCCGAAGTGTTCGAGGTCGCGACCTTCTATCACCACTTCGACTTCGTTGCCGAGGGCGGCGCCGCGCCGCCGGCGCTCACCGTGCGCGTGTGCGATTCGCTCGGCTGTGCGATGGCCGGCGGCGCGGAACTTGCCGCCACGCTCGCAACGCGGCTCGGCGCCGGGGTGCGGGTGCAGCGCGTGCCCTGTGTCGGGCGCTGCGACAGCGCGCCGGTCGCGGTGGTCGGGCAACGGCCGGTGCTGCACGCCGATGTCGACACCGTCGCCGCGGTCGTTGCCAGCGGCGAGCGTGAAGAAGTGCTGCCCGCTGCGATCCGCTTCGAGGCCTACCGTGCCGCTGGCGGCTACGCGCTGTGGGAGGCGGTGCGCAGCGGCGCGCGCGATCCCGCGTCGGTCGTCGCCGCGCTCGACGCGGCCGGCCTGCGCGGGCTGGGCGGCGCCGGCTTTCCCGCCGCGCGCAAGTGGCACACGGTCGCGGCGCAGCCGGCGCCGCGCCACATGGCGGTCAATATCGACGAAGGCGAGCCGGGCACCTTCAAGGACCGCCACTACCTGTCGACCGATCCGCACCGTTTCATCGAAGGCATGCTGATCGCCGCCCGGGTGGTCGGCATCGCCGCGATCTGGATCTACATCCGCGACGAATACCCGGCGCTGCGCCGGCTGCTCGCCGAGGAGCTCGAGCGCGTGCGCGCCGAATGGCCGGAGCTGCCGCCGATCGAGCTGCGCCGCGGGGCCGGCGCCTACGTCTGCGGCGAGGAGTCGGCGATGATCGAGTCGATCGAAGGCAAGCGCGGCATGCCGCGGCTGCGTCCGCCCTATGTCGCCGAAGTCGGCCTGTTCGGCCGTCCGACGCTGGAGCACAACCTCGAGACGCTGTGGTGGGTGCGCGACACCGTCGAAACGAGTGCCGAGCGCGGCGCCGAATGGTTCGCGCGCCACGGCCGCCACGGCCGCAAGGGCCTCAGGAGCTTCTCGGTCAGCGGCCGCGTGGCCCGGCCCGGCGTCGTCGTCACCGATGCCGGGATCACCCTGCGCGAGCTGATCGACGAGCACTGCGGCGGCATGCTCCCCGGCCACGAACTGTACGGCTACTTCCCCGGTGGCGCCTCGGGCGGCATCCTGCCCGCGCGGCTGGCCGACGTGCCGCTCGACTTCGACACCCTGGCGCCCTACGGCTGCTTCATCGGCTCCGCGGCGATCGTCGTGTTCTCGCAGCACGACCGCGCACGCCTGCTCGCAGAAAATGCGATGGCCTTCTTCGCCGACGAATCCTGCGGCCAATGCACGCCGTGCCGGGTCGGTACGGCGAAGGCGGTAGAGCTGATGAAGGCACCCGCGTGGGACGCCGGGCTCCTCACCGAACTCGGCAGGACGATGATGGACGCTTCGATCTGCGGCCTCGGCCAGGCCGCGCCGAACCCGATGCAGTCGGTGCTGCGCTTCTTCCCGCATGAGGTCGGAGGCGCGCGCGCTGGCGCTGCAGCGGGCGCTTCGCCGACGACTTCCGATGCGGGCGCCGCCCCTCCGGGGCCGCATGCAGACGACACGAGGAGCGCATGA
- the paaH gene encoding 3-hydroxyacyl-CoA dehydrogenase PaaH, with product MDVAALSTSTRIAVIGAGAMGSGIAHVAARAGHTVYLYDMNAEAVARGRDAIGKDLRFLVGKGKLAEAEAEAVLARVIGSSRIDDLADAGLLIEAIVENLEVKQKLFRQLEELAGPQAILATNTSSLSITAMAAALARPERLAGMHFFNPAPRMALVEIVSGLATDPAVAGTLYDTAKAWGKTPVHASSTPGFIVNRVARPYYAEAQRVLAERAAAPATLDAVLREACGFPMGPFELMDLIGHDVNYAVTHSVFDAYHGDRRYTPSLIQRELVLAGRLGRKSGQGFYDYRDGAEKPAPAAEPAAAALPALAVHGRLGVAEPLVARLAQAGIAVERCAASAAEEGGELRIGMARLALSDGRTATRRAHEEGTPELVLFDLARDYASTPRLALARADQCSDAAWQAVVGTLQAAGIALSRVDDVAGLVALRTVCMLANEAADCVLQGIATAADIDTAMRNGTNYPEGPLAWADRLGTPFVARVLENLRAHYGEERYRLSPLIARRALTGAPLH from the coding sequence ATGGACGTGGCAGCACTTTCGACCTCGACCCGCATCGCCGTCATCGGCGCCGGCGCCATGGGCAGCGGCATCGCCCACGTGGCGGCCCGCGCCGGCCACACGGTTTATCTGTACGACATGAATGCGGAGGCGGTTGCGCGCGGCCGCGACGCGATCGGCAAGGACCTGCGCTTTCTCGTCGGCAAGGGCAAGCTCGCCGAAGCCGAAGCCGAGGCGGTGCTGGCGCGGGTGATCGGCAGCAGCCGCATCGACGATCTCGCCGATGCCGGTCTGCTGATCGAGGCCATCGTCGAGAACCTCGAGGTCAAGCAGAAGCTGTTCCGCCAGCTCGAAGAGTTGGCCGGGCCGCAGGCGATTCTCGCCACCAATACCTCGTCGCTGTCGATCACCGCGATGGCTGCGGCGCTGGCGCGCCCGGAGCGGCTGGCCGGAATGCACTTCTTCAACCCGGCACCGCGCATGGCGCTGGTCGAGATCGTCTCCGGGCTCGCCACCGACCCCGCGGTCGCGGGCACGCTGTACGACACCGCGAAGGCCTGGGGCAAGACGCCGGTGCATGCGAGCTCGACCCCGGGCTTCATCGTCAACCGTGTCGCCCGTCCCTATTACGCCGAGGCCCAGCGCGTGCTCGCCGAGCGTGCCGCCGCCCCGGCGACGCTGGATGCGGTGCTGCGCGAAGCCTGCGGCTTCCCGATGGGGCCGTTCGAGCTGATGGACCTGATCGGCCACGACGTCAATTACGCGGTGACCCATTCGGTGTTCGACGCCTACCACGGCGACCGCCGCTACACCCCGAGCCTGATCCAGCGCGAGCTGGTGCTGGCCGGGCGCCTCGGGCGCAAGTCGGGGCAGGGCTTCTACGACTACCGCGACGGAGCGGAAAAACCGGCGCCGGCGGCGGAGCCCGCGGCGGCGGCGCTGCCGGCGCTCGCCGTCCACGGCCGCCTCGGCGTCGCCGAGCCGCTGGTGGCGCGTCTCGCGCAGGCTGGCATCGCCGTCGAGCGCTGCGCGGCGAGCGCGGCCGAGGAAGGCGGCGAGCTGCGCATCGGCATGGCGCGCCTGGCCCTGTCCGACGGCCGTACCGCCACCCGGCGGGCGCACGAGGAAGGGACGCCGGAGCTGGTGCTGTTCGATCTCGCGCGCGACTACGCGAGCACGCCGCGCCTGGCCCTGGCCCGCGCCGACCAGTGCAGCGATGCCGCCTGGCAGGCGGTGGTCGGCACCCTGCAGGCCGCCGGGATCGCGCTCAGCCGGGTCGACGACGTCGCCGGTCTGGTGGCGCTGCGCACGGTGTGCATGCTCGCCAACGAAGCCGCCGACTGCGTGCTGCAGGGCATCGCCACCGCGGCCGACATCGATACCGCGATGCGCAACGGCACCAACTACCCGGAAGGGCCGCTGGCCTGGGCCGACCGCCTCGGCACGCCCTTCGTCGCCCGCGTGCTGGAGAATCTGCGTGCGCATTACGGCGAGGAGCGTTATCGTCTGTCTCCGCTGATCGCCCGCCGCGCCCTGACCGGCGCGCCCCTGCACTGA
- a CDS encoding rubredoxin, protein MAQYQCSACYFPYDEAEGLPEHGIPAGTRWADVPADFVCPDCGTPKSNWMELNTD, encoded by the coding sequence ATGGCCCAATACCAATGCAGTGCATGCTATTTCCCCTACGATGAGGCTGAAGGCCTGCCCGAGCACGGCATCCCTGCCGGCACGCGGTGGGCGGATGTGCCGGCCGATTTCGTCTGCCCCGACTGCGGCACGCCGAAGTCGAACTGGATGGAACTGAACACCGACTGA
- a CDS encoding alpha/beta fold hydrolase, giving the protein MKTVGIGGTRLEYVRLPSAHPREGAPAIVFLHEGLGSVAMWRDFPQRVADATGCEAIVYSRAGYGRSGPATLPRTVRYMHDEGLTVLPALLAELGVERPLLFGHSDGGSIALICAGGTDVALAGLILMAPHVIVEDISVSSIAAAGQAWTTTDLPSRLGRYHHDVEAAFRGWNDIWLHPDFRAWNIEQYLPRITVPVLAIQGEDDEYGTMTQIERIAAQARDVELCRLADCRHSPHKDQPQAVLDTVAAFVERVLED; this is encoded by the coding sequence ATGAAGACAGTCGGTATCGGCGGCACCCGCCTCGAATACGTCCGGTTGCCCTCGGCACATCCGCGCGAGGGCGCCCCCGCGATCGTTTTTCTCCACGAAGGGCTGGGCTCGGTGGCGATGTGGCGCGATTTTCCGCAGCGCGTCGCCGATGCGACCGGATGCGAGGCCATCGTCTATTCGCGCGCCGGCTACGGCCGCTCCGGTCCGGCGACGCTGCCGCGCACGGTGCGCTACATGCACGACGAAGGGCTGACGGTGCTGCCGGCGCTGCTCGCCGAACTGGGCGTCGAGCGCCCGCTGCTGTTCGGCCACTCGGACGGCGGCTCGATCGCGCTGATCTGCGCGGGGGGGACCGACGTTGCGCTCGCCGGGCTGATCCTGATGGCGCCGCACGTGATCGTCGAGGACATTTCGGTTTCGAGCATCGCCGCCGCCGGGCAGGCGTGGACCACGACCGACCTGCCGTCCCGTCTGGGGCGCTACCACCATGACGTCGAGGCGGCCTTTCGCGGCTGGAACGACATCTGGCTGCACCCGGATTTCCGCGCCTGGAACATCGAGCAATATCTGCCGCGCATCACCGTGCCGGTGCTGGCGATCCAGGGCGAGGATGACGAGTACGGCACGATGACGCAGATCGAGCGCATCGCCGCGCAGGCGCGCGACGTCGAACTGTGCCGCCTCGCCGATTGCCGGCATTCGCCGCACAAGGACCAGCCGCAGGCGGTGCTCGACACCGTCGCCGCTTTTGTCGAGCGCGTGCTCGAAGACTGA
- a CDS encoding ABC transporter ATP-binding protein — translation MSETLLEAHDLHTYYGSSHILHGVDFHIAKGEALGLMGRNGMGKTTLIRSMLGLVRPRHGTVKVNGDDMTGASTHRIALRGIAYVPEGRGIFPNLSVRENLIMAARAGVDGQRAWTFERVMETFPRLGERLSNGGGQLSGGEQQMLTIGRALMTNPDLLILDEATEGLAPLMVKEIWNVVRTIRDTGIATVIVDKNHAAVTALTDRSMILVKGQVVFDGPSAAVRNDPELIQKHLGV, via the coding sequence ATGTCTGAGACGCTGCTCGAAGCGCACGACCTGCACACCTACTACGGTTCGAGCCACATCCTGCACGGGGTCGATTTCCACATCGCCAAGGGCGAGGCGCTCGGCCTGATGGGGCGCAACGGCATGGGCAAGACCACGCTGATCCGCTCGATGCTGGGGCTGGTGCGTCCGCGTCACGGCACGGTCAAGGTCAATGGCGACGACATGACCGGGGCGAGCACGCACCGGATCGCGCTGCGCGGCATTGCCTACGTGCCCGAGGGGCGGGGGATCTTCCCCAACCTGAGCGTGCGCGAGAACCTGATCATGGCCGCGCGCGCCGGCGTCGACGGCCAGCGCGCGTGGACCTTCGAGCGCGTGATGGAGACCTTCCCGCGCCTGGGCGAGCGCCTGTCCAACGGCGGCGGCCAGCTCTCCGGGGGCGAGCAGCAGATGCTCACCATCGGCCGTGCGCTGATGACCAACCCCGACCTGCTGATCCTGGACGAAGCCACCGAGGGCCTGGCGCCGCTGATGGTGAAGGAAATCTGGAACGTGGTCCGCACCATCCGCGACACCGGCATCGCCACCGTAATCGTGGACAAGAACCACGCCGCGGTGACCGCGCTCACCGACCGCTCGATGATCCTGGTCAAGGGCCAGGTTGTCTTCGACGGCCCCAGCGCCGCCGTGCGCAACGACCCGGAACTGATCCAGAAGCATCTCGGCGTCTAA
- a CDS encoding ABC transporter ATP-binding protein: MAEAMLVADRLTRHFGGLTANEEVCITLERGTLHALLGPNGAGKSTCINMLSGDLPPSSGRILLGGKDITRLSAAARSHLGIGRSYQRTNIFPQFTVLENCRLAAQSRRPRPWKIFTDAQRLGDTVERARAAVAEAGLGGREARVAGTLSHGEQRQLEIAMVLATDAKVLLLDEPLAGMGSEESAKMVELLRGLKDGRAILLVEHDMDAVFAVADTITVMVNGAVLESGPPAQIRNSAEVQAAYLGEDEHV; this comes from the coding sequence ATGGCTGAGGCAATGCTCGTGGCCGACCGTCTGACCCGCCACTTCGGCGGGCTGACGGCGAACGAAGAAGTGTGCATCACGCTCGAGCGCGGCACGCTGCACGCCTTGCTCGGCCCCAACGGCGCGGGCAAGTCGACCTGCATCAACATGCTCTCGGGCGATCTGCCGCCCTCGTCCGGGCGCATCCTGCTCGGCGGCAAGGACATCACCCGGCTGTCGGCGGCGGCGCGCTCGCACCTGGGGATCGGGCGCAGCTACCAGCGCACCAACATCTTCCCGCAGTTCACCGTGCTCGAGAACTGCCGCCTGGCGGCGCAGTCGCGCCGGCCGCGGCCGTGGAAGATCTTCACCGACGCCCAGCGCCTGGGCGACACCGTCGAGCGCGCGCGCGCGGCGGTCGCCGAAGCCGGGCTGGGCGGGCGCGAGGCGCGGGTGGCGGGCACGCTGTCGCACGGCGAGCAGCGCCAGCTCGAGATCGCGATGGTGCTGGCGACCGACGCCAAGGTGCTGCTGCTCGATGAGCCGCTGGCAGGAATGGGCTCGGAGGAGTCGGCGAAGATGGTCGAGCTGCTCCGGGGGCTCAAGGACGGGCGCGCGATCCTGCTCGTCGAGCACGACATGGACGCGGTGTTCGCGGTCGCCGACACGATCACGGTGATGGTCAACGGTGCGGTGCTCGAATCGGGCCCGCCGGCGCAGATCCGCAACAGCGCCGAGGTGCAGGCCGCTTACCTGGGAGAGGACGAACATGTCTGA
- a CDS encoding branched-chain amino acid ABC transporter permease encodes MNSRLPLFLQLLALLVLIAYPLYGSSFYVEMLAKTLVMAIFAMSLALLVGFTGLVSLGHAAYFGIAAYVVALVTPKYDPASFWFAFPASVLAAALAALVIGLFVLRTKGIYFIMVTLAFAQMAYYIFHDTPLGGGSDGIYLNFKPDAAIGSWVPFDLNEPLQMYYFILAAMVAVFVLLKLVLRSPFGRVLAGIHSNEHRMQSLGYATFRYKLAAFTLAGALAGVAGFLYAVLFGFVTPEYLSWHQSGNVLMMVILGGMGSLAGAAAGAFAFIGLQELFTDLSKHWQLLMGSVIVLAVLFMPDGLAGLPKRVIRMINWGEDKNG; translated from the coding sequence ATGAATTCCAGACTCCCGCTGTTTCTACAACTGCTCGCGCTGCTCGTGCTGATCGCCTATCCGCTGTACGGCTCGAGCTTCTACGTCGAGATGCTGGCCAAGACCCTGGTGATGGCGATCTTCGCCATGAGCCTGGCGTTGCTGGTCGGCTTCACCGGGCTGGTGAGCCTCGGGCACGCGGCATATTTCGGCATCGCCGCCTACGTTGTGGCGCTGGTGACGCCCAAGTACGACCCGGCCAGCTTCTGGTTCGCCTTCCCGGCCTCGGTGCTGGCCGCGGCGCTGGCCGCGCTCGTGATCGGGCTGTTCGTGCTGCGCACCAAGGGCATCTACTTCATCATGGTGACGCTGGCCTTCGCCCAGATGGCCTACTACATCTTCCACGACACCCCGCTGGGCGGAGGCTCGGACGGGATCTACCTGAACTTCAAGCCCGATGCGGCGATCGGCAGCTGGGTGCCGTTCGACCTGAACGAGCCGCTGCAGATGTACTACTTCATCCTGGCGGCGATGGTGGCGGTGTTCGTGCTCCTGAAGCTGGTGTTGCGCTCGCCGTTCGGGCGCGTGCTGGCGGGCATCCACAGCAACGAGCACCGCATGCAGTCGCTGGGCTACGCCACCTTCCGCTACAAACTGGCCGCGTTCACGCTGGCCGGCGCGCTGGCCGGGGTGGCGGGCTTCCTGTACGCGGTGCTGTTCGGCTTCGTCACTCCCGAGTACCTGTCCTGGCACCAGTCGGGCAACGTGCTGATGATGGTGATCCTGGGCGGCATGGGCAGCCTGGCGGGGGCGGCGGCCGGGGCGTTCGCCTTCATCGGCCTGCAGGAGCTGTTTACCGACCTGAGCAAGCACTGGCAGCTGCTGATGGGCAGCGTGATCGTGCTGGCGGTGCTGTTCATGCCGGACGGGTTGGCCGGGCTGCCCAAGCGGGTGATCCGCATGATCAACTGGGGAGAGGACAAGAATGGCTGA
- a CDS encoding branched-chain amino acid ABC transporter permease, with product MDFVSFLIQILNSLQYGLLLFLVASGLTLVFGIMGIINLAHGSFYMIGAYMAFALTSATGNLMLAIVLGIPLAFAFGALLEKLLFVHLYKRDHLQQVLLTYGLILIFEELRSLTMGDDVHGVDIPALFSASIQLSDTLSYPVYRIVISVVCVALAAGLWWLMQRTRLGMMIRAGSHNREMVQALGVNIDLLYRNVFALGVALAALAGMLAAPVSSVYPGMGGNVLIISFVVVVIGGIGSVWGALVAALLVGFTDTFGKVLVPEFAGLGVYLVMAVVLLWRPEGIFKKG from the coding sequence ATGGATTTCGTTTCCTTCCTGATCCAGATCCTGAATTCGCTGCAGTACGGACTGCTGCTGTTTCTGGTGGCCAGCGGGCTGACGCTGGTGTTCGGGATCATGGGCATCATCAACCTGGCGCACGGCAGCTTCTACATGATCGGCGCCTACATGGCGTTCGCCCTCACCAGCGCCACCGGCAACCTGATGCTGGCGATCGTGCTCGGCATACCGCTGGCGTTCGCCTTCGGGGCGCTGCTCGAGAAGCTGCTGTTCGTACATCTGTACAAACGCGACCACCTGCAGCAGGTGCTGCTGACCTACGGGCTGATCCTGATCTTCGAGGAACTGCGCAGCCTGACCATGGGCGACGACGTGCACGGGGTGGACATCCCGGCGCTGTTCTCGGCCTCGATCCAGCTTTCGGACACCCTGTCCTACCCGGTCTACCGGATCGTGATCTCGGTGGTGTGCGTGGCCCTGGCCGCCGGACTGTGGTGGCTGATGCAGCGCACCCGGCTGGGGATGATGATCCGCGCCGGCTCGCACAACCGCGAAATGGTGCAGGCGCTCGGCGTCAACATCGACCTGCTGTACCGCAACGTGTTCGCCCTCGGCGTGGCGCTGGCCGCGCTCGCCGGCATGCTCGCCGCGCCGGTGTCCTCGGTGTATCCGGGGATGGGCGGCAACGTGCTGATCATCTCCTTCGTGGTGGTGGTGATCGGCGGCATCGGTTCGGTGTGGGGGGCGCTGGTGGCGGCGCTGCTGGTGGGCTTTACCGACACCTTCGGCAAGGTGCTGGTGCCCGAGTTCGCCGGACTGGGGGTGTACCTGGTGATGGCGGTGGTGCTGCTGTGGCGCCCCGAAGGCATCTTCAAGAAAGGCTAG